A region of uncultured Carboxylicivirga sp. DNA encodes the following proteins:
- a CDS encoding zinc ABC transporter substrate-binding protein, translating into MKIKHIKILLSTISISFLIACNQNKTENGKPTVSVSIGPQKFFVEQLTDTLLNVNVMVPPGASHATYSPTPSQLVKLSQSEAYFLMGHLSFETTWKDKLESANKKLKWFDLSANITPIEGDHDHHHHDDESCSHGVDPHTWTSPKEVKQIINNLKEALLELHPEFKDTIEKNYQAFMTKIDDLDRRLLQLQIANPDLSFMIFHPAYTYLAQSYGFEQMTIEFEGKTPTPARMQRTIQDAKEKNITTIYIQGEFDKTNAETIASSINAKTIQVNPLSEDWLEEMNRFITHLEKN; encoded by the coding sequence ATGAAAATTAAACACATCAAGATATTACTATCGACTATAAGCATTTCATTTCTAATTGCCTGTAATCAGAACAAAACTGAGAATGGGAAACCAACAGTATCAGTAAGTATAGGACCACAGAAATTTTTTGTTGAACAACTAACTGACACCTTATTAAACGTGAATGTTATGGTTCCTCCAGGCGCAAGTCATGCTACCTATTCACCAACTCCGAGTCAACTGGTTAAATTAAGTCAGTCTGAGGCCTATTTCCTTATGGGACATCTTAGCTTTGAAACAACATGGAAAGACAAACTTGAATCAGCTAATAAAAAATTGAAGTGGTTTGATTTATCTGCAAATATTACACCCATTGAAGGAGACCATGATCATCATCATCACGACGATGAATCATGCAGTCACGGGGTTGATCCTCACACCTGGACCTCTCCAAAAGAGGTTAAACAGATCATTAATAATTTAAAAGAAGCTCTTCTTGAATTGCATCCTGAATTTAAGGACACAATTGAAAAGAATTACCAGGCCTTTATGACAAAGATAGATGATTTGGATAGGCGCTTACTACAACTACAAATTGCTAATCCTGACCTTTCATTTATGATTTTTCATCCTGCATACACTTATCTGGCACAATCTTATGGGTTTGAGCAAATGACCATTGAATTTGAAGGCAAAACACCAACACCAGCCCGAATGCAAAGAACTATTCAGGATGCGAAAGAGAAAAATATAACTACAATATACATTCAGGGAGAATTTGATAAAACCAATGCCGAAACCATTGCAAGTTCTATCAATGCAAAAACAATACAAGTCAATCCACTTTCTGAAGACTGGCTGGAAGAGATGAATCGCTTTATTACACATCTTGAAAAAAACTGA
- a CDS encoding transcriptional repressor, producing MGANEFLSEFGLSRTAIRTKLVQILMDANEALSSKEIEAFLDDNIDRVTLYRTIKLFEEKKLIHKIVVDEQITKYRLIKPNKNTEHPHFHCVRCDKVVCLPDTPLPCCDLPEGFSVSNQNTIIEGTCQKCNK from the coding sequence ATGGGAGCAAATGAATTTTTATCTGAATTTGGTTTAAGCCGCACTGCAATCCGAACAAAACTGGTTCAAATTTTAATGGATGCCAATGAAGCATTATCGTCCAAAGAAATTGAAGCTTTCCTGGATGACAATATAGATAGGGTAACCTTATATCGTACCATAAAATTATTTGAAGAAAAGAAACTGATTCACAAAATTGTTGTGGATGAGCAAATAACCAAATATCGTTTGATCAAACCAAATAAAAACACAGAACATCCACATTTCCATTGCGTCAGATGCGACAAAGTAGTTTGCCTCCCGGATACTCCTTTACCCTGTTGTGATCTTCCCGAAGGATTTAGTGTAAGTAATCAGAACACCATAATTGAAGGCACCTGTCAAAAATGCAATAAATAA